One window from the genome of Natronomonas pharaonis DSM 2160 encodes:
- a CDS encoding PQQ-dependent sugar dehydrogenase, which produces MRRPHSRRQFLVAAGLTVTAAAAGCFDSASEPTGEEPVEADHDLSVDHDIESWDRYDPDWTVPDASPGALEAETVVENLEIPWDLSFASDGECFLTERVGRISRYDGGDLDAVTEPANVIDHATAIDHGDEGGWWATGGEGGLLGNALHPNYPEVPVLYAVYTYEVGDDYRNRLVYFDLAGEEPEETIIIDDIPGDSFHNGSRLVFGPRNYLWVTTGDAGDEQLSADPDRLAGKVLRLNPDGTAPASNPDVGDPRVYSYGHRNAQGLSFMPDGTPIASEHGPAARDEVQIIGPGEDHGWPAVRNGPGVNDEYERYDAADGVTSPLVNTGMEETWAPSGAVFYTGSEVPSLRNRFLVGGLGSQTLYVVTVGESVPDIGGKRYDAPWLHPSYEAVVHERFEDELGRIRHVEQGPDGELYAVTSNRDGRADGPFPTESDDRLVRIVDA; this is translated from the coding sequence GCCGGGTGTTTCGACTCAGCGTCGGAGCCGACCGGCGAGGAGCCGGTCGAGGCCGACCACGACCTGAGTGTCGACCACGACATCGAGTCATGGGACCGGTACGACCCGGACTGGACAGTGCCGGACGCGTCGCCCGGAGCACTCGAAGCTGAGACAGTCGTCGAGAACCTCGAAATCCCGTGGGACCTGTCGTTCGCCAGCGACGGCGAGTGTTTCCTCACCGAACGGGTCGGCCGCATCAGCCGGTACGACGGCGGCGACCTCGATGCCGTAACCGAGCCCGCCAACGTCATCGACCACGCGACCGCTATCGACCACGGCGACGAAGGCGGCTGGTGGGCCACCGGCGGGGAAGGGGGGCTGCTCGGAAACGCTCTCCATCCGAACTATCCCGAGGTGCCCGTTCTCTATGCGGTCTACACCTACGAGGTCGGCGACGACTACCGGAACCGGTTGGTGTACTTCGACCTGGCGGGCGAAGAGCCCGAGGAGACAATCATCATCGACGACATCCCGGGCGACAGCTTCCACAACGGGTCGCGGCTCGTCTTCGGCCCCCGGAACTACCTGTGGGTGACGACCGGCGACGCCGGCGACGAGCAGTTGAGCGCCGACCCGGACCGGCTGGCGGGGAAGGTACTCCGGCTCAACCCCGACGGCACCGCACCAGCGTCGAACCCCGATGTCGGCGACCCACGCGTCTACAGCTACGGCCATCGGAACGCGCAGGGGCTTTCGTTCATGCCGGACGGGACGCCGATAGCCTCGGAGCACGGCCCGGCGGCCCGCGACGAGGTGCAGATAATCGGTCCCGGCGAAGACCACGGCTGGCCGGCCGTCCGGAACGGCCCCGGTGTCAACGACGAGTACGAGCGCTACGACGCGGCCGACGGCGTGACGAGCCCGCTTGTCAACACCGGCATGGAAGAGACGTGGGCCCCATCGGGAGCCGTCTTCTACACCGGCAGCGAAGTGCCGTCGCTCCGGAACCGGTTTCTCGTCGGCGGACTCGGCTCGCAGACGCTATACGTCGTCACAGTCGGCGAATCGGTCCCTGACATCGGCGGGAAGCGCTACGACGCGCCGTGGCTTCACCCGAGCTACGAGGCGGTCGTCCACGAGCGGTTCGAGGACGAACTCGGCCGCATCAGACACGTCGAGCAGGGCCCGGACGGGGAGCTGTACGCGGTCACATCGAACCGCGATGGTCGGGCCGACGGCCCGTTCCCGACCGAATCCGACGACCGGCTGGTCCGCATCGTCGACGCCTAG
- a CDS encoding DUF5781 family protein has protein sequence MDIRVRGDGPAAPFLSARDMLDTEYGLERPVVVDIRDDPDERTMVGHYDDRHELVVSRRAATSAMARELALHEFAHMARYEQAHPSHLQSTEEALFLALAGRSVEQRKLSHCYQIANHMKDIYADDITLDIGPTDKLVSFLESSLARALADSPPSPPEDGRRLRPGADPEITVVNAAFALALLERHDAIDADHRLYDLASAAAADAPSVSLSAFKRRFRSLEDDPDESAYRKALVDATREYVLSDTGQAAD, from the coding sequence ATGGATATTCGAGTGCGGGGTGACGGACCGGCCGCACCGTTTCTCAGCGCCCGCGATATGCTCGACACCGAGTACGGCCTCGAACGGCCGGTCGTCGTCGACATCAGAGACGACCCTGACGAGCGAACGATGGTTGGCCATTACGACGACCGCCACGAACTCGTCGTCTCACGGCGCGCGGCGACCTCGGCGATGGCCAGAGAGTTGGCCCTCCATGAGTTCGCGCATATGGCTCGCTACGAACAGGCCCATCCTTCCCATCTCCAGTCGACCGAGGAGGCGCTGTTTCTCGCCTTGGCCGGCCGCAGCGTCGAACAGCGGAAGCTGAGTCACTGTTACCAGATAGCAAATCACATGAAAGATATCTACGCCGACGACATCACCCTCGATATTGGGCCGACCGACAAGCTGGTGTCGTTTCTTGAGTCGTCGTTGGCCCGAGCGTTGGCCGACTCGCCGCCATCACCGCCCGAGGATGGCCGGCGGCTCCGACCGGGTGCTGACCCGGAAATCACGGTCGTCAATGCCGCCTTCGCGCTGGCGCTTTTGGAGCGACACGATGCAATCGATGCCGACCACCGGCTCTACGACCTCGCGAGCGCTGCGGCGGCCGATGCGCCGTCGGTGTCGCTTTCGGCGTTCAAGCGGCGCTTTCGGTCGCTGGAAGACGACCCTGACGAGTCAGCCTACCGGAAAGCCCTCGTCGACGCTACCCGCGAATACGTTCTCTCCGATACCGGTCAGGCGGCCGACTAG
- a CDS encoding elongation factor EF-2, which yields MGRRKKIVQECERLMDEPEQIRNIAIAAHVDHGKTTLTDNLLAGAGMISDETAGEQLAMDTEEDEQERGITIDAANVSMTHEYEDENHLINLIDTPGHVDFGGDVTRAMRAVDGALVVVDAVEGAMPQTETVLRQALREGVKPTLFINKVDRLISELQEGPEEMQQRLTGVIGDVNELIRGMTEEMDDINEDWTVSVEDGTVGFGSALYKWGVSMPSMQRTGMDFGEIIELERADKRQELHERTPLSDVVLDMVCEHFPNPVDAQPRRIPRIWRGDADSEVAEAMELVNEDGELVMMVTDIGIDPHAGEIAAGRVFSGTIEKGQDLYVSGTAGTNRVQSVGIYMGGEREEVERVPAGNIAAVTGLKDAIAGSTVSSVEMTPFESIEHISEPVITKSVEAKNMDDLPKLIETLQQVAKEDPTIQIEINEDTGEHLISGQGELHLEVITQRIERNQGIPVNTGEPIVVFREAPQQESREVEGRSPNNHNRFYITVEPLEDDIVETIKMGDVSMDMPELERREELMEQGMDKDTAQNVETIHNTNVFIDDTKGIQHLNETMELVVEGLEEALNDGPLAAEPVEGALIRLHDARLHEDAIHRGPAQVIPAVREAVHNALIDAEIKLLEPIQEVRIDVPNEHMGAASGEIQGRRGRVDDMYQEGDLMVVEGVAPVDEMIGFSSDIRSATEGRASWNTENAGFRVMADNLQPETIDEIRERKGMKLELPEQIDYF from the coding sequence ATGGGCCGACGCAAGAAAATTGTACAGGAGTGTGAACGGCTTATGGACGAGCCGGAGCAGATCCGGAACATCGCCATCGCCGCTCACGTCGACCACGGCAAGACGACGCTTACCGACAACCTGCTGGCCGGCGCCGGCATGATTTCCGACGAGACCGCCGGCGAGCAGCTCGCGATGGACACCGAAGAAGACGAGCAGGAACGCGGCATCACCATCGACGCCGCAAACGTTTCGATGACCCACGAGTACGAGGACGAAAACCACCTCATCAACCTCATCGACACCCCCGGCCACGTCGACTTCGGCGGAGACGTGACGCGTGCGATGCGTGCTGTCGACGGCGCGCTCGTGGTCGTCGACGCCGTCGAGGGCGCAATGCCCCAGACGGAGACGGTTCTCCGGCAGGCGCTCCGTGAGGGCGTCAAGCCGACGCTGTTTATCAACAAGGTCGACCGCCTCATCTCCGAGCTACAGGAAGGACCCGAGGAGATGCAGCAGCGGCTGACCGGCGTCATCGGCGATGTCAACGAGCTCATCCGCGGGATGACCGAGGAGATGGACGACATCAACGAAGACTGGACGGTTTCCGTCGAGGACGGGACCGTCGGCTTCGGGTCCGCCCTCTACAAGTGGGGCGTCTCGATGCCGTCCATGCAGCGGACGGGGATGGACTTCGGCGAAATCATCGAGCTCGAACGAGCCGACAAGCGGCAGGAGCTCCACGAGCGAACGCCGCTTTCCGATGTCGTCCTCGACATGGTCTGTGAGCACTTCCCGAACCCGGTCGACGCCCAGCCCCGTCGTATTCCGCGTATCTGGCGTGGCGACGCGGACTCCGAGGTCGCCGAAGCGATGGAGCTTGTCAACGAGGACGGCGAACTCGTCATGATGGTCACCGACATCGGTATCGACCCCCACGCCGGCGAAATCGCCGCAGGCCGTGTCTTCTCCGGCACCATCGAGAAGGGCCAAGACCTCTATGTCTCCGGAACCGCCGGGACGAACCGGGTCCAGAGCGTCGGTATCTACATGGGCGGCGAGCGCGAGGAGGTCGAACGCGTCCCCGCAGGTAACATCGCCGCAGTCACGGGGCTCAAAGACGCTATCGCCGGCTCGACGGTTTCGTCCGTCGAGATGACGCCGTTCGAGTCCATCGAACACATCTCCGAGCCGGTCATCACGAAGTCCGTCGAGGCAAAGAACATGGACGACCTGCCGAAGCTCATCGAGACGCTCCAGCAGGTCGCCAAAGAGGACCCGACGATTCAGATCGAAATTAACGAAGACACCGGCGAGCACCTCATCTCCGGACAGGGCGAACTTCACCTCGAAGTCATCACCCAGCGTATCGAGCGCAACCAGGGAATCCCGGTCAACACCGGCGAACCCATCGTCGTCTTCCGTGAGGCGCCCCAGCAGGAGTCCCGCGAGGTCGAAGGGCGCTCCCCGAACAACCACAACCGGTTCTACATCACCGTCGAGCCGCTTGAAGACGATATCGTCGAGACCATCAAGATGGGCGATGTCTCGATGGACATGCCCGAGCTCGAACGCCGTGAAGAGCTGATGGAGCAGGGCATGGACAAGGATACGGCCCAGAACGTCGAGACCATCCACAACACCAACGTCTTCATCGACGACACGAAGGGTATCCAGCACCTCAACGAGACGATGGAGCTGGTCGTCGAAGGGCTCGAAGAAGCTCTCAACGACGGCCCGCTGGCCGCCGAGCCCGTCGAAGGCGCACTCATCCGCCTGCACGACGCCCGTCTCCACGAGGACGCTATCCACCGCGGTCCGGCACAGGTCATCCCCGCCGTCCGCGAGGCGGTTCACAACGCGCTCATCGACGCCGAAATCAAGCTGCTGGAGCCAATTCAGGAAGTCCGCATCGACGTGCCCAACGAGCACATGGGTGCGGCCTCCGGCGAGATTCAGGGCCGACGTGGCCGCGTCGACGATATGTACCAAGAAGGCGACCTGATGGTCGTCGAGGGCGTCGCCCCCGTCGACGAGATGATCGGCTTCTCCAGCGACATCCGAAGCGCCACGGAGGGGCGTGCGTCCTGGAACACCGAAAACGCCGGCTTCCGCGTTATGGCTGATAACCTCCAGCCGGAAACTATCGATGAGATCCGCGAGCGGAAGGGCATGAAGCTCGAACTGCCCGAGCAGATCGACTACTTCTAG
- a CDS encoding NADP-dependent malic enzyme, producing MGLEEDALEYHRTDPPGKLEISTTKPTNTQRDLSLAYSPGVAAPCSEIADDPEAAYTYTTKGNMVGVVSNGTAVLGLGDIGAQASKPVMEGKGVLFKRFADIDVFDIELDEDDPAAFAESVARMEPTFGGINLEDISGPECFEIESYLREQMDIPVFHDDQHGTAIISGAALLNACEIADKSISDLNITFSGAGAAATATAEFYVSLGVAPENITMCDIDGIITEDRVANDDPHSYVEPFAEPAGGDLADAIAGADVFVGLSVGGIVSPEMVQSMAEDPIIFAMANPEPEIGYEAAKQARDDTVIMATGRSDYPNQVNNVLGFPFIFRGALDVRATEINQEMKVAAAEALANLAKQDVPDAVVKAYGDQPLQFGPEYIIPKPLDPRVLFEVSGAVAEAAMESGVARDDLDLDTYREELEARLGKSREMMRVVLNKAKSEPKRLVLAEGDDPKMIRAAYQLVEQGIAHPILVGDKRAIWEQAAELGLDFDPEIVDPATDELDPYAERLYELRKRNGVTRREADGRVRDGNYLASVMVEMGDADAMLTGLTNHYPTALRPPLQVVGTADDADYAAGVYMLTFKNRVVFVADATVNQSPDEEVLAEVAQHTAELARQFNVDPRVALLSYSDFGTVDNEGTRKPRQAAEMLRDDDAVDFPVDGEMQADTAVVEEMLTGDYSFADLDEPANVLVFPNLEAGNIAYKLLQRLGGAEAIGPMLVGMDKPVHVLQRGDEVKDIVNLASVAVVDAQNDASVDSIQH from the coding sequence ATGGGACTGGAGGAGGACGCCCTTGAGTATCATCGTACCGACCCGCCGGGCAAGCTCGAGATTTCGACGACGAAGCCGACAAACACCCAGCGAGACCTCTCGTTAGCGTATTCACCGGGAGTGGCAGCCCCCTGTTCGGAGATCGCCGACGACCCCGAGGCCGCCTACACATACACCACCAAGGGGAACATGGTCGGGGTCGTCTCGAACGGCACGGCCGTGCTCGGACTGGGAGATATCGGCGCACAGGCCTCGAAGCCGGTCATGGAGGGCAAGGGCGTCCTCTTCAAGCGCTTTGCCGACATCGACGTCTTCGATATTGAACTCGATGAGGACGACCCCGCGGCCTTCGCCGAGTCGGTTGCCCGGATGGAGCCGACGTTCGGCGGTATCAATCTCGAAGACATTTCGGGACCGGAGTGTTTCGAAATCGAATCCTATCTCCGAGAGCAGATGGACATCCCGGTGTTCCACGACGACCAGCACGGCACCGCCATCATCTCCGGAGCCGCCCTGCTCAACGCCTGCGAAATCGCCGACAAGTCGATATCGGACCTCAACATAACGTTTTCCGGGGCCGGAGCGGCCGCGACCGCGACGGCGGAGTTTTACGTCTCGCTGGGTGTTGCCCCGGAAAACATCACGATGTGCGATATCGACGGCATCATCACCGAAGACCGGGTCGCAAACGACGACCCCCACAGCTACGTCGAGCCGTTCGCCGAGCCAGCCGGCGGCGACCTCGCGGATGCGATAGCGGGTGCCGATGTCTTTGTCGGCCTCTCTGTCGGCGGTATCGTCTCGCCCGAGATGGTCCAGTCGATGGCTGAAGACCCGATTATCTTCGCGATGGCCAATCCGGAGCCGGAAATCGGCTACGAGGCGGCCAAGCAGGCCCGCGACGACACGGTCATCATGGCGACAGGGCGCTCGGATTATCCCAATCAGGTCAACAACGTCCTCGGGTTTCCGTTCATCTTCCGCGGCGCGCTCGATGTCAGAGCGACCGAAATCAACCAGGAGATGAAGGTGGCGGCCGCCGAAGCGCTCGCGAATCTCGCAAAGCAGGACGTACCCGACGCCGTCGTCAAGGCCTACGGCGACCAGCCGCTGCAGTTCGGCCCCGAGTACATCATCCCGAAGCCGCTTGACCCACGCGTTCTCTTCGAGGTTTCCGGAGCCGTCGCGGAGGCGGCGATGGAAAGCGGCGTCGCGCGGGACGACCTCGACCTCGACACCTACCGAGAAGAACTGGAGGCACGGCTGGGCAAGTCCAGAGAGATGATGCGGGTCGTCCTCAACAAGGCCAAAAGCGAGCCCAAGCGGCTCGTCCTCGCCGAGGGCGACGACCCGAAAATGATTCGTGCCGCGTATCAGCTCGTCGAGCAGGGTATCGCCCATCCCATCCTCGTCGGGGACAAGCGGGCCATCTGGGAGCAGGCCGCCGAACTCGGGCTGGATTTCGACCCGGAAATCGTCGACCCGGCGACCGACGAACTCGACCCCTACGCCGAGCGGCTCTACGAACTCCGCAAGCGGAACGGGGTCACACGCCGCGAGGCCGACGGGCGGGTACGCGACGGCAACTATCTGGCAAGCGTCATGGTCGAGATGGGCGACGCCGACGCGATGTTGACGGGGCTAACGAACCACTACCCCACGGCGCTGCGGCCGCCGCTGCAGGTCGTCGGGACGGCCGACGACGCCGACTACGCGGCGGGCGTCTACATGCTCACGTTCAAAAACCGAGTCGTGTTCGTCGCCGACGCCACCGTCAATCAGTCGCCGGACGAAGAGGTCCTCGCCGAAGTGGCACAGCACACCGCCGAACTGGCCCGGCAGTTCAACGTCGACCCCCGTGTGGCGTTGCTCTCGTACTCCGACTTCGGCACCGTCGACAACGAGGGGACCCGAAAGCCTCGCCAAGCGGCCGAAATGCTCCGTGACGACGACGCCGTCGATTTCCCCGTCGACGGCGAAATGCAGGCCGACACCGCCGTCGTCGAGGAGATGCTGACCGGCGACTACTCGTTTGCCGACCTCGATGAGCCGGCGAACGTGCTCGTGTTCCCGAACCTGGAGGCGGGCAACATCGCCTACAAGCTACTCCAGCGACTCGGCGGTGCCGAGGCCATCGGCCCCATGCTCGTCGGCATGGACAAACCCGTCCACGTCCTCCAGCGCGGCGACGAAGTCAAAGACATCGTCAACCTCGCCAGTGTCGCCGTCGTCGACGCACAAAATGACGCATCGGTCGACAGCATCCAACACTGA
- a CDS encoding winged helix-turn-helix domain-containing protein: protein MSTETGGTVAHETEPAKSGEAVVGDDDVGATLALLADEEARALFRHTGKPKTIPELTADCGVARSTAYRKVRKLTAAGLLEPASADDDPNTATAYQRTVDALEIIVGEAETIEVRR from the coding sequence ATGAGCACCGAAACCGGGGGCACGGTAGCACACGAAACGGAGCCAGCCAAAAGCGGAGAGGCAGTGGTCGGCGACGACGATGTCGGGGCGACGCTGGCGTTGCTGGCCGACGAGGAAGCCAGAGCGCTGTTTCGGCATACCGGCAAGCCGAAGACGATACCGGAACTGACCGCTGACTGCGGGGTTGCCCGTTCGACGGCCTACCGGAAGGTACGAAAGCTGACCGCGGCCGGGCTACTCGAACCAGCCTCGGCCGATGACGACCCCAATACAGCGACGGCCTACCAGCGGACTGTCGACGCACTGGAAATTATCGTCGGCGAGGCGGAAACCATCGAAGTGCGGCGGTAG
- a CDS encoding helix-turn-helix domain-containing protein, with amino-acid sequence MSSPKPNADGHLRVVLAVTPSPDASCHILGSGKRGTVTKRDLRSDDDSGECTCKAEASLDDGPAQLVESDVTNGCVCPAFREHDCVASLDGFEDGTLIVSVAVPDREELTSVVAELRERGATVKLRRIDSSAVGSDRRVLRLDADGITEKQREAVQVAADAGYYETPREADLSELADQLGVSRSAVSQRLTAVETKLVEELVQAEKNGWPGPQPASVGDR; translated from the coding sequence ATGTCTTCCCCGAAACCGAACGCCGACGGCCATCTCCGGGTCGTGCTCGCGGTGACGCCCTCGCCGGACGCCAGCTGTCACATCCTTGGGTCCGGAAAGCGCGGCACCGTGACCAAGCGTGACCTCCGTTCTGACGACGACAGCGGCGAGTGTACCTGTAAAGCTGAGGCATCACTCGACGACGGGCCGGCACAGCTTGTCGAAAGCGATGTCACGAACGGCTGTGTCTGTCCCGCGTTCCGCGAACACGACTGTGTCGCCTCGCTGGACGGCTTCGAAGACGGCACGCTCATTGTTTCAGTGGCCGTTCCAGACCGTGAGGAACTGACATCGGTCGTCGCCGAGCTCAGAGAGCGTGGCGCAACCGTAAAGCTCCGCCGAATCGATAGCTCTGCGGTTGGCAGCGACAGACGAGTGCTCCGGCTCGACGCCGACGGCATAACCGAAAAACAACGCGAGGCGGTCCAGGTCGCCGCCGACGCCGGCTATTACGAGACGCCACGGGAGGCGGACCTCAGCGAGTTGGCCGACCAGCTCGGCGTCTCTCGGTCGGCAGTCTCCCAGCGGCTTACTGCCGTCGAGACGAAGCTCGTCGAGGAGCTTGTCCAAGCCGAGAAAAACGGCTGGCCGGGACCACAGCCGGCATCAGTCGGCGACCGGTAG
- a CDS encoding sensor histidine kinase, translated as MELRAELDVLLVEDNPGDARLIEKRLERADESLLASDHTLAHVDDLAGCLDALAESDWDVVLLDLGLPESNGLDTLSAVTDAADNIPVVVLTGLDDQQLALEAITEGAQDYLTKDDLNGSELSRSVRYAVERKKHEQKLKAERDFLDTVIESLPYPFYVVDVDDYTVTHANSRAPVEEGDTCHAATHGRDVPCDEADADLGCPLPSVVETGEPQELEHIHHTEDGEKRVYKVHAAPIFDDDGNVVQMAESNIDITDRVAYERRLEEQRDNLEILNEVVRHDIRNDLQLVTAYAEMLEAHVDDDGTQYLQTVKESAENAVDLTTTARDLAEVMLQPDVENRQVALDRSLERQLEEIRSTHSDAAVTVDGSLPTVDVVGNDMLGAVFRNLLKNAVQHNDKPLPEVSVSAVVDGDIAEIRVADNGPGVPDAQKEEIFGKGEKGLESEGTGVGLYLVRTLVESYGGEVWVEDNEPEGSVFIVELPVAD; from the coding sequence ATGGAACTACGCGCCGAACTCGATGTACTGCTGGTTGAAGACAACCCGGGCGATGCCCGCCTCATCGAAAAGCGGCTCGAACGGGCCGACGAGTCGCTTCTGGCTTCTGACCACACGCTCGCTCACGTTGACGACCTTGCGGGCTGTCTCGACGCGCTGGCGGAATCCGACTGGGATGTCGTGCTGCTGGACCTCGGGCTACCGGAGTCAAACGGTCTCGATACGCTCAGTGCTGTCACCGACGCAGCCGACAACATCCCTGTGGTCGTTCTGACGGGGCTTGATGACCAGCAACTTGCCCTCGAGGCTATCACTGAGGGCGCACAGGACTATCTCACCAAAGACGACCTCAACGGCAGCGAACTGTCGCGGTCGGTCCGGTATGCCGTCGAGCGAAAGAAGCACGAACAGAAGCTCAAAGCCGAACGTGATTTCCTTGATACCGTCATCGAGAGCCTGCCGTATCCCTTCTACGTCGTCGATGTCGACGACTACACCGTCACGCACGCGAACTCCCGGGCTCCGGTCGAGGAGGGCGACACCTGCCACGCCGCCACACACGGGCGAGACGTTCCCTGTGATGAGGCCGATGCTGATCTCGGCTGTCCGCTGCCGTCGGTCGTCGAGACGGGCGAGCCGCAGGAACTCGAACATATTCATCACACCGAAGACGGCGAAAAGCGGGTTTACAAGGTCCATGCCGCGCCTATCTTCGACGACGACGGCAACGTTGTCCAGATGGCCGAGAGCAACATCGACATCACCGACCGCGTCGCCTACGAGCGACGGCTCGAAGAACAGCGGGACAACCTCGAGATTCTCAACGAGGTCGTACGACACGACATCCGCAACGACCTCCAGCTTGTGACCGCCTACGCGGAGATGCTCGAAGCCCACGTCGATGACGACGGCACGCAGTATCTGCAGACAGTCAAAGAAAGCGCCGAGAACGCCGTCGACCTCACGACGACTGCCAGAGACCTCGCGGAGGTGATGCTCCAGCCCGATGTCGAGAACAGACAGGTCGCACTCGACCGGTCCCTCGAACGGCAGCTTGAGGAGATACGCTCGACACACTCGGATGCAGCCGTCACAGTCGACGGGTCGCTGCCGACGGTCGACGTCGTCGGCAACGATATGCTCGGAGCCGTCTTCCGGAACCTCCTGAAAAACGCCGTCCAGCACAACGACAAGCCGCTTCCCGAGGTGTCTGTTTCGGCTGTGGTCGACGGCGACATCGCCGAGATTCGGGTCGCAGACAACGGCCCGGGGGTCCCGGACGCCCAAAAAGAGGAAATATTCGGCAAGGGCGAGAAAGGCCTCGAAAGCGAAGGTACCGGCGTCGGGCTGTATCTCGTCCGAACGCTCGTCGAGAGCTACGGCGGCGAGGTGTGGGTCGAGGACAACGAGCCGGAGGGCAGCGTCTTCATCGTCGAGCTACCGGTCGCCGACTGA
- a CDS encoding response regulator, giving the protein MPEPADVGDESAPSGGAEAAAVEPASILLVEDNPGDVKLTKKAFEKAALANHIDVAADGVEAMTYLRDDDRDRPDIVLLDLKLPRMSGHEVLEEIKSDPDLRRIPVVILTSSESERDIVDSYDDHANAYLTKPVTFDGFRDVVKRIEGFWFCVATLPPR; this is encoded by the coding sequence ATGCCTGAACCGGCGGATGTCGGCGACGAATCGGCCCCTTCCGGCGGTGCCGAAGCGGCTGCGGTGGAACCCGCCTCCATCCTGCTCGTCGAGGACAACCCCGGCGACGTGAAACTGACAAAGAAGGCCTTCGAGAAGGCCGCGCTGGCAAACCACATCGATGTCGCCGCCGACGGCGTCGAGGCGATGACGTATCTCCGTGACGACGACCGCGACCGACCGGATATCGTCCTACTCGACCTCAAGCTCCCCCGAATGAGCGGCCACGAGGTCCTCGAAGAGATCAAGTCGGACCCGGACCTCCGCCGGATTCCGGTCGTCATCCTGACCAGCTCCGAATCCGAACGCGATATCGTCGACAGTTACGACGACCACGCCAACGCCTATCTGACAAAGCCAGTTACGTTCGACGGCTTCCGGGACGTCGTCAAGCGAATCGAAGGGTTCTGGTTCTGCGTGGCGACGCTGCCGCCGAGGTGA